One region of Centropristis striata isolate RG_2023a ecotype Rhode Island chromosome 3, C.striata_1.0, whole genome shotgun sequence genomic DNA includes:
- the LOC131966299 gene encoding ataxin-7, producing MSERAEDDVRGEQRRAARQQLKQQQIQRREGSTAMATVAERRSLPSPEIMLGQPWSNWVDAAKLHGNDGAESEESFKDFGKNREAMRLCREDMPIFGQCPAQDDFYLVMCSHCGQVVKPQAFQAHYERRHSSASKPASTSPFPVSGRNRSSGSGLGPGLGSGSAAGVASGGILSRPSTAGSSLSSSSASSSSNPKLLKPAKEKLPGIQRRAPFAPFRTPQPDKILSPAVKVEKMHLRVDSSAKLVQAPSAPATTSSSSTSSSSTTVSSNTTTITTSSSSSSALKPGLNCPSIPKPPLLAPGQIPNGKGHLSVLSDKKQDSSSSASSRRHLNKKVTEREFNADIHCGVVDMTARKPCTRSLTCKTHSLSQRRAVPGRRKRFDTLLAEHKNRAREREKERDLHPPHSQQNPSLRDPHPSSHLAAAHDAHQVAHGNGPAPDATKPLPLGKPKFHSPGLPRLNSSHGGGTPGDPAVVHESPHHAQMTPDGFSRPSSDEGENEEREDSADKLDCHFSGYHPRPAAYCTFGSRLFGRGCYSFDRRWDRVRCALTTMMDKHVNSQMWKKIPLALENSSSVAPTHRTSTNSHGSTPSSGFLGPPATLPQTPYSQSYEGKSVLSYGTTLNARSSPQGGAEHPAYGITQARQVSSSPQMPSAHSSSSSSSSAPSLASGRALKSRSSSSSTTKSSSSFRPKEVSSGSSTPVIPNSIGGGSSGANSNSSNTSFSSGKKRKNSSILSSSHGPSESSSSNANYSSSSSSSSFKKNCANVGSSGSTYHHGSLGPSSSSSLSSSHSGVHSVGLNCGPTVRTNSLSLKAEPSGGSAGGSSGPPARGPPSGSPAESIKRMSVVMNSSDSTLSLGPFVHHQSSSSSDHHTNFSHHSSDGRLEGKKRKSSPASSGINSGAGGGGLGGGGVGGGPGTGRPKVAKSPAINNIHGKHGRSIPGTPGLPNNSHLHQPKARP from the exons ATGTCGGAAAGGGCCGAGGATGACGTCAGGGGGGAGCAGCGCCGAGCGGCCAGGCAGCagctgaagcagcagcagatccAGCGGAGAGAAGGCTCCACAGCAATGGCGACTGTTGCGGAGCGGAGATCCTTGCCTAGTCCAGAAATAATGCTGGGACAGCCTTGGAGCAACTGGGTCGACGCCGCCAAACTCCACGGCAACGACG GTGCTGAATCGGAGGAAAGTTTCAAAGACTTTGGGAAAAATCGAGAAGCCATGCGTTTGTGCAGAGAAG ACATGCCCATATTCGGCCAGTGTCCCGCACAGGACGACTTCTACCTGGTGATGTGCAGCCATTGCGGCCAGGTAGTCAAGCCTCAAGCCTTCCAAGCACACTACG AGAGAAGACACAGTTCGGCCAGCAAGCCTGCCTCCACCTCGCCCTTCCCCGTGTCGGGCAGGAACCGGAGCAGCGGCAGCGGACTCGGGCCTGGCCTGGGCTCGGGGTCTGCAGCTGGAGTGGCAAGTGGAGGCATCCTTAGCCGACCTTCCACCGCTGGATCAAGCTTATCCTCCTCTTcagcgtcctcctcctccaatcCCAAACTCCTCAAACCAGCCAAAGAGAAGCTGCCAGGCATTCAACGAAGAGCCCCCTTTGCACCCTTCAGGACGCCCCAGCCGGACAAGAT CCTCTCCCCGGCTGTCAAGGTGGAGAAGATGCATCTGAGGGTGGACTCGTCAGCTAAGCTGGTGCAGGCCCCATCTGCCCCAGCCACCACCTCATCCTCCTCTACATCCTCCTCTAGCACCACTGTGAGCTCCAACACTaccaccatcaccacctcctcctcctcatcatcagcCCTTAAACCAGGCCTTAACTGTCCCTCCATACCAAAGCCTCCATTACTGGCCCCGGGTCAGATTCCCAACGGCAAGGGCCACCTCTCAGTCCTCTCAGACAAGAAgcaggacagcagcagcagtgccaGTAGCAGACGCCACCTTAACAAGAAAGTCACAG AACGTGAGTTCAATGCAGATATCCACTGTGGCGTTGTGGATATGACAGCTCGAAAACCATGCACAAGATCCCTAACATGCAAG ACACATTCCTTAAGCCAGCGGAGGGCGGTGCCAGGGCGGAGGAAGCGCTTTGACACTTTGCTGGCCGAGCACAAGAACAGAGCAAGGGAgcgggagaaggagagagaccTCCACCCACCCCATTCCCAGCAAAACCCCTCTCTCAGGGACCCACACCCCTCCTCCCACCTCGCTGCTGCCCATGACGCCCACCAGGTCGCTCATGGCAACGGCCCCGCCCCAGACGCCACTAAGCCTTTGCCACTGGGCAAGCCCAAATTTCACAGCCCTGGTCTTCCACG ACTAAACAGCAGTCACGGAGGTGGTACCCCCGGAGACCCTGCAGTAGTCCATGAGTCACCACACCATGCCCAAATGACCCCCGATGGGTTTTCCCGACCCTCCAGTGACGAGGGAGAGAACGAGGAGCGGGAGGACAGCGCCGACAAACTGGACTGTCACTTTTCAGGTTACCACCCACGACCGGCAGCT TACTGTACATTTGGAAGTCGACTGTTTGGGAGAGGTTGTTACTCCTTCGACCGGCGATGGGACAGAGTGCGATGTGCCCTAACCACAATGATGGACAAGCATGTCAACTCTCAGATGTGGAA GAAAATCCCCTTGGCCTTGGAGAACTCCTCCTCTGTTGCACCTACCCATAGGACAAGCACAAATTCCCACGGTAGCACTCCCTCTTCAGGCTTCCTGGGCCCCCCTGCCACCTTGCCCCAGACTCCTTATAGCCAATCCTACGAGGGCAAGTCTGTGCTCTCCTATGGGACCACCTTAAATGCCCGCAGCTCCCCGCAGGGCGGGGCTGAGCACCCGGCCTACGGCATTACGCAGGCCCGACAAGTGTCTTCGTCGCCGCAGATGCCTTCAGCCCACTCGTCctcatcctcttcttcttctgctccttcCCTCGCCTCAGGCCGGGCGCTTAAGTCCcgttcctccagcagcagcactacCAAGTCATCGTCATCCTTCAGGCCCAAGGAGGTCTCTTCTGGCTCCTCCACACCTGTCATCCCCAACTCCATTGGAGGGGGCAGCAGCGGAGCCAACAGTAACAGTAGCAACACTAGCTTCAGCTCggggaagaagaggaaaaacagCTCTATCCTCTCTTCATCCCACGGCCCCTCTGAATCCTCCTCTTCTAATGCCAACtactcttcctcttcctcctcctcctcttttaaGAAGAACTGTGCAAATGTCGGCAGCTCAGGGAGCACTTACCACCACGGCTCATTAGGTCCTTCATCCTCATCGTCATTATCTTCCTCCCACAGCGGAGTCCACAGCGTGGGGCTTAACTGTGGCCCTACTGTGCGGACCAACTCACTCAGCCTCAAGGCAGAGCCTTCTGGAGGTTCGGCAGGCGGCTCCTCAGGGCCGCCAGCAAGAGGTCCTCCCTCGGGCAGCCCTGCAGAATCCATCAAGCGCATGAGCGTGGTGATGAACAGCAGTGACTCCACCCTTTCTCTGGGGCCCTTCGTCCACCACCAGTCCTCATCCTCATCTGACCACCACACCAACTTCAGCCACCACTCCTCAGATGGGCGTCTGGAGGGCAAGAAGCGCAAAAGCTCTCCTGCCTCCAGCGGTATTAATAGTGGAGCTGGGGGAGGAGGGCTTGGAGGAGGTGGAGTAGGAGGAGGACCTGGAACAGGTAGACCCAAAGTGGCCAAGTCACCTGCCATTAACAACATCCATGGGAAGCATGGGCGGAGCATTCCAGGGACACCAGGGCTACCGAACAACTCTCATTTACATCAG CCAAAGGCTCGTCCCTGA